The candidate division WOR-1 bacterium RIFOXYB2_FULL_36_35 nucleotide sequence CAGAACACCATGACGCAAAATCTTATGAGAAAGAGATAAGAGCATATGCTGTTAATTTATCAAAAGATAAAACGAGCATAACAGTTTCGGGCGAAGGATATGTAAACGATTGGTACGGAGGAACTTCTGGCAGTCGATCAACATACAGAACTTTTGATACCTGTACTCTATACCTCAACATGAAAGACAAAAATGGAAGTTTTACTCTCGAAGCGCTTGAAGTTACAATCCCTAAAATTGAAACAAGCTACAACCTTAATGTCCCTGCAAATATAGGTCAGCCTCTCAATAAAACCCTGGAAGAATATGTAAGAGAGAAACTGGCAAATGAAATAACATTAAATTCAACTCCTACAATGCCTGCTGTAACAGGCGGCCGAGGGATATTTGATATCTCTATAGAAAAAACAGGTAAACCAACCCTTCGATGGGAACTTGTTTATACAACTACCCAGAAAAATCAATATACTCTGCAGGATGAACCGGTCTCATATCTCTATAAAGTTTACATAACTCGCCCAAATACTCTAAATAAATATGACCTGAATTTTGCTTTTAATCTTAAACTTAAATCAGAAATAGAATTTTCAAGACTTACAAACAGGTTTATCCCCTATGTCGGGTTTGTAAGATATGGAGCGCCATATATGGAAGATTTTTCTGATGCCATGGAAGATATTGCTACAGGACTCGCTTTCCCAGGGAGATTGTTTTTTGAGGATACTGATGCATACTTGGGTAAACCGTATAAATCAAAAGAGATGATGATTTCTGACATAAATAGTTCGGTGGATAATAGTGGAGGAGGATCAAAAACCTGGGGCTCTGTCAAAAAAGAGATCTCGGAAAGTAATCTTTTTAAATATGATGGGAGTAAAAACGCAACTTTAGGCTATGAGGATTACTTGTCTTACGATCACATCCAATTTATTCCTATAACAGAACCAGATGGAGGGAAAATCGAATACCAAAACAATTCACCTATTGTTAAAGCGTACACAAACCTGGTATACCCTGCACAAGGAAAAGAGGGAGTGATTTCTGACTTTAAAATCAATTGGCCGCTTGATTATGTTGAACTTGATAATTTAAAAAAGCAACAATCTGACAAGAAAAAAGAACTTGATCCTAAAACAGGCAATCCTCAAAAATATACAAGCGCATCAAAAGACGGAACATACTGGGATTTTAACCAAGAGGAGCTTAATGAACGAGGGAAATATACAAACAACACAAAAGTCGGGATAGGACGGCTTGTATATAGCAATTCTTCCAACCGGCTGGAATGGTCGTTTCCCAAGACATCAGGCCAGCTTATCGATTTAAACAATCTCTCCTTTACTGTTATTGATCCTTATTACTCCGTTTCAACAAATACTCCGGGTGTAAATGTATCGCTTTCCTCAACATCGCCAAACGGAAAAATTAGCGCCTACAAAAATATTTCAGGCGATGATTGGACAACTGCTGATGACATAAACCTTGTTTCATCATACGGCGTTATCAAAACTCCTTTACTTAAATTTAATGAAGATAAATTCCTGGGTAAAAGAGAACTTGAAATTTCTGATTTCTACCAGACCGCAGATGATTATCAATCTGCTGCCGCTTCAAAATATACATTTTTAAAATATGACCCTTTTAACAACAATGGAGAGACTCCTGTCGATAACCCGAATATCAAAATTGAAGAATGGAATGTAAAAATAAAAGATAAAAATGGCGAGACAAACAAGGATATAGCGCTTAAAGATATATCGAAGAAAGATAAAAGAGTAAACGATGCGATAACGCTCAAACTCAAACTCGATTCCGCGGAAAAACGATATGTACAAATATCAGGAAAAGTAAACGGCTCCTACGAACTCTCTTACTTTGATGGTGAAACTTGGAAAAGAATTTATGAGGGGAATAATCTTGAAACCTCGAACCCTGGGAACCTTGATACCTTAGCTTGGTGGGATGTTTCGCGGTTGAATGGAAAATATACAGTCCTCCTAAAATCCGGTGGATATATTGCACAAGAAAATATTTCTATAGGAACCTTAGTTCCAAAAGGGACTGCTAAAACAGTCTATAGCGCTTACAAACGCGCAGAGCTTGATTTTCCACAAAACGCTTTTGTTGATGAAAACAAAAATCCAATCGACCAGCTTGTAACTGTTACTCCCGTTTCTATGAATGAGATATATGTCAGAAACAGGCCGATTATCATGACTCAAGGCCCGATTGTTGAAATATTTCCTTCACCATGGAAGTTTGAAGTAAATAAGGAGACCGGAGTTGATATGCGTCCGACACTTAAATTTATCTATACACAAGATGATCTCTTTGAACTTGGCCTTTGGGATAGATCAAAAGGAAATTTGGAAGTAGGCAAAGATTATGGATTTCCTCTAAACATCCATCAGATAACAAAAAGCGGTGATCTCCAAATCGTTTCAGAAAATAAACAGGATGTTGAGCTAAATAACGGAGAATATCAGTATGTTTTCTCTGCCCCTCTAGACCACTTTTCCACATACACATTATTGAAAGGAAAGTTTTCTCTCTCCGCGCCCATTGTTTTCGCTGATCGGTATATGACAAATAAAGATACTGTAATTATCTACGGAACAGCAGAGCCTAACTCTATCCTAAATGTTTATGTTTACAAAGAACCAGTAAATACCCCTCTCCTTCTGGGAGAGGGTGAATCTCCTACCAGTTCTCAAACTACCTCGAACTTGGGTGAGGGCTTGGCAACAGCGGGAGAAGATGGCAAGTTTAAATTTGAAAATATTCCTCTCTCAACAGAAGGAGATAACTATATATATGTAACGTCTCATCCTAAAGGAGATGAGAATGTTGTAACCTACAGTGATGTTGTCGTTACAAAAGACACAATCCCTCCTTCTCTTGAAGGCAGCAAAACCTTGTCAACTTTCTCCCCCAACAACGACGGCAAATTCGATGAGATCAACTTTAAACTAAAGTCAAATGAAAAAGGGACGATTTACTTTAAGTTGGAAAAAGTAAGGTAACGAAAGGTGGGATTTGATATTTCATGCTGTAGGTGTATAATCGTAGAAGAGGTGAGGGAATGCCTAAAAAAGATATCTCCTTATTTGAAGGCGTTTCCTTAGGGATTGAAATTGCCGCTTCTGTTTTCCTGCTTTCTTTTTTGGGATATAAAGCAGATAGGTTGTTTCAAACATCTCCTTGGCTTATGGTTGTGGGAGTTGTTTTTGGTGCGGCTGTCGGCATGTGGAATGTTTATAAGATATCAGTTAGGAAGTTTAAATGAATATTTTTTCGCATATTTCCGAACGAATTGTTGTGCCTCTTAAAATAGCAGGAATTGATCTTTCAATTACCAATGAAATTCTAGTCATGTGGATAGCAATATTTTGTATTATTCTCTTTTTTTACTTTGGATCAAAAAAAGTTTCTATTGTCCCAAACCGTTTCCAGAATTTGGTTGAAATGTATGTGCTAACCCTTTGGGAAAATATTGAGCCTATCGTTTTGAATCGCGCATGGCTCCCTTTTTTTTGCGGACTTTTCTCTCTTATCCTTTTTTGCAATCTTTTGGGAGGTATTCCTGGAATTGTGCCGCCGACAGTAAATATAAATTTTACGGCAACGCTTGCTGTGTGTATATTTTTAATTACACAAATTGTCGGAATAAAACAAAATGGAATAAGAAAATACTTTTTATCTTTTGTTCCTAGTAATGTTCCTTTTGGAATATTAATATTTATAATTCCTATGGAGGTTCTGAGTCAATTTATTAGACCTTTTTCTCTTTCGATAAGACTTTTTGCGAATATTTTTGCAGGACATGCAGTTACACTTACAATAATAAGCCTTATTTTTATTTTTAAATCTTATTGGGTTATACCTGGTTCTTTAATTGGGCATCTTCTTATTTCCGTTTTTGAAATATTTGTAGCTTTTATACAGGCTTTCATATTTACTTTTTTGTCTGCTTTTTACATAGGGTCGTCTTTAAATTTGGAAAAGCATTAAATTTGAAGGAGGGAATAAAAAATGGGAGAAGCGTATATTGGAGCTGGAATTGCTATTGGTTTAGCGGCGTTAGGAACAGGTTTGGGGGTTGGGATTTTAGCGGCAAAAGCAATGGATGGCATTGCAAGACAACCTGAGGCTCAAAATTCTATTCGAACAAGCATGATTATTGCAATTACTTTTATTGAAGCGATTGCTTTATACGCGTTGGTCATCGGCTTGATTTTGGCAACAAAGTAATTTAAAAATGTTTGAATTTGAACCAGGACTAATAATTTGGACATCTATATCTTTCGGGATATTGATACTCTTTTTTTATAAACTGCTTCTTCCTCCACTGCTTGATATTATAGATAAAAGGGAGAGACAGATATCATCTTCCTTGGAAGAGGCGCATAAAACCAAAAAAGAGGCGGCGGAGCTTTTTTCTGATTACAAACAAAAGATAGAAGTAGCGCATATAAATGCCCGCCAAATAATTGATAACGCAAAAGTTGAATCTCAAATTATTGTTAAAAAAGCCCTTGACGCCGCCAAGCTTGAGACAAAAGATATTCTTAACCAGGCAAAGCTTGAAATTGGAGCTCTGCGTGGCGAAATGATAAAAGAGGTGAAAGAAGCAAGCGCAGATCTTATTGTTTCTGTGGCAGGCAAGGTTTTGGGGAGAGAGGTTTCGATAGAGGATAATGTAAATATTATCAGGGAAACCTTAAATGAAAGTTAATAATTTTGAAATTGATATCGAAAAACTTTATCTGCTTGCCAAAAACATGGGAGAGGCGGCTAGACTTGAAAATGATTTTTATATGATAAAAAATTTTCTTGAAAGCAATTATGAGATAAAATTTTTTTTTGAAAGCCTTTATGTTCCAAATGATTTCAAACTCAAAACTTTAAAAGAGAGATTTCCTGCCTTTTCAAGGTTGTTTTGGGAGATTTTAAGTTTTTTAATTGACAGGGATAGCATTTCTTTTGTTCCTCTTCTTTCTGATAGTTATACCCGTTGTTTTTCAGGAAAAGAGAACATAGAAATCGCGGAATTAATATTTTCGCAAAATGCTCCAAAAGATATAATTGATTCTATTTATAAGCATTTTAAAAACATATCTTTTAAGATTTTAGTGGATCCTTCTATTCTGGGGGGATTTATCATTAGGAAAAGTGATGGGACTGTTATTGACGGCAGTTTGAAGGGCCGCTTAATGCAAATGAAAAGAGGTTTGGAAAAATGAAAAATGATATGCCAAGCATTTCCGATATTCTAAAAAAGAAAATTTTGGAATTTGAAGCTGAAACAAAAGCCGAATATGTGGGAAAAGTCATAGAATCGGGAGACGGGATCGCTCATATAAAAGGGCTTCCTCAAGCCATGGCGGGAGAGATGATAGAATTTCAGAGCGGGATTTTTGGGCTTGTTTTTAACTTAGAGCGTGATCAGATGGTAGCGGTTATTTTAGGCAGCCACACTTCAGTGAAAGAGGGGATGTGGGCAAAATGTACCAGTCGTGTTATGGAAGTTCCTGTAGGGGAAGCTTTGATAGGGCGGATTGTAAATGGTGTTGGTATTCCTGTGGATGGGAAAGGAGATATTGTTACCGACAAGCACAGGCCCGTTGAAAGGCTTGCTCCGTCGGTTGTCGACAGGGTTCCTGTTGACAGGCCTTTGCAGACTGGTATTAAATTGATCGATGCTCTTGTGCCTATCGGGAGAGGGCAGAGAGAACTTATAATAGGGGATCGTTCAACTGGGAAATCTGCTATATTGGTTGATACTATCCTTAACCAGAAAAAAGAGGGGGTTATATGTGTTTATGTTTCAATAGGCCAAAAAACCTCTGATGTTGTCCAGATGACTGAAAAATTAAGGCGAGCAGGAGCCATGGATTATACAATCGTTGTTACAGCGTCAGCTTCGGATCCAGGAGCTCTTCAGTACCTTGCTCCGTTTACAGGGTGTGCCATGGCGGAAGAATTTATGTACAATGGCAAAGACGTCCTCATAGTTTATGACGATTTAACAAAACATGCCCAGGCTTACAGGATGATTTCAATCCTTTTAAGAAGGCCTCCTGGAAGAGAGGCTTATCCCGGAGATGTTTTTTATCTTCACTCAAGACTTCTTGAACGGTCCGCTCAGCTTTCTCCAAAATTGGGAGGAGGATCAATGACAGCCCTTCCTATTATAGAAACACAGCTTGGGGATGTAAGCTCTTATATTCCCACTAATGTAATATCCATAACAGACGGCCAAATATTTTTGGAGTCTGATCTCTTTAATGCGGGAATTCGTCCCGCTGTAAATGTCGGTATTTCTGTTTCCCGTGTTGGTGGCAATGCTCAAACCAAAGCCATCCGCAAGCTTGCTGGAAGGCTTAGATTGGATTTGGCCCAATATAGGGAAAAGGCCCAGTTTTCCCTTTTTTCAGAAGATGTTGACAAAGAGACAAAAGCCCAGCTTTTAAGAGGACAAATTGTAACTGAGGTTATGAAGCAGGAAAAAAACCAGCCGATGGGGATAGAAGATCAGGTTGTTGTTTTATTCGCGGCCGTTAACGGATTTTTTGATAATGTTCCAATTGCAAATGTTCGTACGCATGAAAGTGAGCTTTTAAGTTTTATACATCGGTCTTACCACGAAGTTCTGGAGAGTATAAGAGAGAAAAAAGAAATTGATGAAGAGGCGAGAGGTAAAATAACAGAGGCTATTTCGAAGTTTAAGGAGTTGTTTAATGTCTGATGTTTTGTTGTTAAAAAACAGATATAAAACAATTGACAACTTGGGGGCTGTAATGCGGGCAATGCTTGTTATTACCGCAGCCAAATCCCAAAAAGCAAAAAAAAAGTTTTTATACGCTTCAAAATATTTAGATGAGTTTTCAAAACTTTTAAATTGTGTTTATCGTAAGGAAGCTCCGCAACCGCGGGCGGACAAAAAAAACCTGGTGATTGTTATAAGTTCAAGTAAAGGGATGTGCGGAGGGTTTAATGAAATCCTGTTTCGCGCTGTTCGCAACCACTTAAAACTTACTTATGGAAGCCATGAAGCCTGCCTTTTGGGAAGAGCGGCGTTGAAAATAGAAAAATGGGTGGGAGTAAAGATATTTGCAAAAGATATTGACGCTGTCAGGAACCCGTCTTTTTTACATATAGCTTTAATTGCGGACAAAATTTTTAAATGGCAAAGAGAGACATGTGGAGAGGTTTTTATTGCTTATAATTCTTACAAGTCAATGCTTGTCCAACGACCCAATGTAATTAAACTGCTTCCATTTAATGGGGCAGGCTCTGATGATTATGTTGTTGAGCCAAATTCTGAAACATTATATCCCATGCTTCTTTTGCATTATTTGGAGAGTGTCATTTATAAATGTATTGTTGAATCGGAGCTTGGAGAATTAAATGCCAGGATGCTTGTGGTGAAAGGGGCGACCGACAGTTCAAAAGATATGTTAAATGAAATGAGGATCAGGATGAATAAGGCGAGGCAACTGGCAATTACATCCGAACTTTCTGAAATTGTAAGTTCATTTGAAGCTTTGGCACAAGGAGAGGAGTAAAAATATTATGGTTGAAGGGAGAATTGTGCAGATTATAGGGCCTGTTTTGGATGTCCAGTTTCCTTCGGATAAAATTCCGGCTATCAGAACTACTCTTGAGATAAAAGACCAAAAAATTTGGGCAGAAGTTGCAATGCAGCTTGAAGGAGGCATTGTAAGGGCGGTTTCTTTTCAGCCCACAGACGGGCTACGAAGAGGGCAAAAAGTTATTGATTTGGAACGGGTGGTATCTGTGCCTGTAAGCCCAAAAGCTTTGGGTCGCATGTTTAATGTTTTGGGTCAGCCTATCGACAGACCCGAGCCTATAGAAGGGGCAAAGCTTATGCCCATAAGGAGAGATCCCCCTTCTCTTGATAAAATTATTTCAAAGCCAGAAGTTTTTGAGACGGGGATTAAAGTTTTGGATCTTATAGCTCCTTATGTAAAAGGTGGAAAGACAGGGTTGTTTGGTGGAGCTGGGGTCGGGAAAACTGTTGTAATAATGGAGCTTATTCACAACATGGCAAAACAACATGGTGGTATTTCTATTTTTGGAGGGGTAGGAGAAAGGACGAGGGAGGGGAATGATTTGTGGCTTGAAATGCAGGCCTCAGGTGTTATGGAGAAAGCAGCCTTGATTTTTGGCCAGATGACAGAGCTTCCGGGAGCCAGAATGATTGCGGGGCTTTCCGCCCTTACTTTTGCCGAATATTTCAGGGATGAAGAGGGGAAAGATGTCCTGTTTTTTGTGGACAACATATTCCGCTTTGTTCAGGCGGGGTCTGAAGTCTCTACTTTGCTAGGCCGTCTCCCTTCCGCAGTAGGTTATCAACCGACACTTCAAGCCGAAATTGGGAGATTTGAAGAGAGGATTGTTTCAACTGTTAAAGGATCGATAACTTCTGTGCAGGCAGTTTATGTCCCTGCAGATGATATTACAGATCCAGCAGCAGCGGCTACATTTGCCCATTTGGACGCGACGACTGTTTTATCGAGAAAAATTGTTGAAAAAGGCATATATCCTGCGGTTGACCCGCTAACTTCAACTTCAAGAATTCTTGATCCTGAAATAGTGGGAGAAGAACATTACAAGACAGCTCGAAGAGTTCAGGAAATACTTCAAAGATATAAAGAACTTGAAGATATTATTGCAATTCTAGGTGTTTCGGAACTTCCAGAAGAAGATCAATTGATAATAAACAGGGCTAGAAAGGTTCAAAAATTTCTTTCACAGCCGTTTTCTGTCGCAGAAAGGTTTACCGGTATCCCTGGCAAATTTGTAAAAATTCCGGATACTGTCCGCGGGTTTAAAGAAATTATCGAAGGGAAACATGATGACTTGCCGGAGCAGGCTTTTTATATGGTAGGGACAATAGATGAAGCGGTTGAAAAGGCAAAAGGCTTTATAAAATGAATGAAAAATGACCTAATGAAGAATGACTAATGATAATGAACTTATTTAATTTAAAGATATGGGGAGTTGAGAGGGAAGTTTTTGACGGGAAAGCTTCTCTTCTGAAACTGAAAGCGGTTGATGGAGAACTTGAAATTTTAGCCGGGCATATTCCTTATATCAACGCGTTAAGTTCAGGCAAAATAGAATTTCAAAAAGAAGACGGCCATAAAATTGTTTTGCATGCCGATTCGGGTTTTATAAAAGTTGAAAAAAATAACCGTGTTTATGTATTTATTCAAACGCCTATTTGCGTAAGTTGAATTCCTCACTCTTTTAATAAAAAGATGAAATTTATTTAAAATCTTACAGATAAAAGCCTATAGGAACTGTCGCCCCAGACTAAAAGTATTTTAACCCCGATTAGGATAATCGGGGTTAATGTGGGGGACTCATTTTAAAGGGTGTATGTATGAAATTGACGCGATTGCTGGAAAATAGAAGAGTTTCTCATAGCTTTAGATTAAGAGGAATCAATGACAGGCTGAAAATTTCTGCAAAGGCTTTAGAAACAACAAAAACTGCTTTAATTAACATTTACTTAAAAAAAGCAAATGATTGCATAGGAGATGTAATTATAGTTGATGATAAAAATCCTTCACGGATGGATCTTTCCATTGCGTATTGCGATAAAGTTATAGCTTTGGATCCTGGGTTAGCAGAGGGTTGGCATGAAAAAGGGAAGCGTTTACTTGGAATTGAAGATTTTAAAGGGGCGATTGATTGTTTTAATAAAGTAGTAACCCTTAATGCTGAACCGGATATTAAGGCGGAAGCTCTTTACTATATAGGGCGGTGGGGCACTGATCTTTATGAATCAATAACTTGTTTTGATGCGGCTTTGGTTTTGACGCCTAATGATACAAGATTGTTATATGCTATGGCCCAAAAGCTTTTACAGGTAGAGTGTTATGATCAAGCGATTTTATTTTATGGGATGGCAATTAATGTTGACGAAGGAATCATAAGGATTGCTTCTTTGATAGAAAGAGGGGCCATCCTTCTTTTGCAAAATCATTATTCTGAAGCTCTTTTGGATTTTAATCGAG carries:
- a CDS encoding ATP synthase F0 subunit A, with product MNIFSHISERIVVPLKIAGIDLSITNEILVMWIAIFCIILFFYFGSKKVSIVPNRFQNLVEMYVLTLWENIEPIVLNRAWLPFFCGLFSLILFCNLLGGIPGIVPPTVNINFTATLAVCIFLITQIVGIKQNGIRKYFLSFVPSNVPFGILIFIIPMEVLSQFIRPFSLSIRLFANIFAGHAVTLTIISLIFIFKSYWVIPGSLIGHLLISVFEIFVAFIQAFIFTFLSAFYIGSSLNLEKH
- a CDS encoding ATP synthase F0 subunit C, which produces MGEAYIGAGIAIGLAALGTGLGVGILAAKAMDGIARQPEAQNSIRTSMIIAITFIEAIALYALVIGLILATK
- a CDS encoding ATP synthase F0 subunit B, whose translation is MFEFEPGLIIWTSISFGILILFFYKLLLPPLLDIIDKRERQISSSLEEAHKTKKEAAELFSDYKQKIEVAHINARQIIDNAKVESQIIVKKALDAAKLETKDILNQAKLEIGALRGEMIKEVKEASADLIVSVAGKVLGREVSIEDNVNIIRETLNES
- a CDS encoding ATP synthase F1 subunit delta, which produces MKVNNFEIDIEKLYLLAKNMGEAARLENDFYMIKNFLESNYEIKFFFESLYVPNDFKLKTLKERFPAFSRLFWEILSFLIDRDSISFVPLLSDSYTRCFSGKENIEIAELIFSQNAPKDIIDSIYKHFKNISFKILVDPSILGGFIIRKSDGTVIDGSLKGRLMQMKRGLEK
- a CDS encoding F0F1 ATP synthase subunit alpha is translated as MKNDMPSISDILKKKILEFEAETKAEYVGKVIESGDGIAHIKGLPQAMAGEMIEFQSGIFGLVFNLERDQMVAVILGSHTSVKEGMWAKCTSRVMEVPVGEALIGRIVNGVGIPVDGKGDIVTDKHRPVERLAPSVVDRVPVDRPLQTGIKLIDALVPIGRGQRELIIGDRSTGKSAILVDTILNQKKEGVICVYVSIGQKTSDVVQMTEKLRRAGAMDYTIVVTASASDPGALQYLAPFTGCAMAEEFMYNGKDVLIVYDDLTKHAQAYRMISILLRRPPGREAYPGDVFYLHSRLLERSAQLSPKLGGGSMTALPIIETQLGDVSSYIPTNVISITDGQIFLESDLFNAGIRPAVNVGISVSRVGGNAQTKAIRKLAGRLRLDLAQYREKAQFSLFSEDVDKETKAQLLRGQIVTEVMKQEKNQPMGIEDQVVVLFAAVNGFFDNVPIANVRTHESELLSFIHRSYHEVLESIREKKEIDEEARGKITEAISKFKELFNV
- a CDS encoding F0F1 ATP synthase subunit beta — translated: MVEGRIVQIIGPVLDVQFPSDKIPAIRTTLEIKDQKIWAEVAMQLEGGIVRAVSFQPTDGLRRGQKVIDLERVVSVPVSPKALGRMFNVLGQPIDRPEPIEGAKLMPIRRDPPSLDKIISKPEVFETGIKVLDLIAPYVKGGKTGLFGGAGVGKTVVIMELIHNMAKQHGGISIFGGVGERTREGNDLWLEMQASGVMEKAALIFGQMTELPGARMIAGLSALTFAEYFRDEEGKDVLFFVDNIFRFVQAGSEVSTLLGRLPSAVGYQPTLQAEIGRFEERIVSTVKGSITSVQAVYVPADDITDPAAAATFAHLDATTVLSRKIVEKGIYPAVDPLTSTSRILDPEIVGEEHYKTARRVQEILQRYKELEDIIAILGVSELPEEDQLIINRARKVQKFLSQPFSVAERFTGIPGKFVKIPDTVRGFKEIIEGKHDDLPEQAFYMVGTIDEAVEKAKGFIK